In Schistocerca serialis cubense isolate TAMUIC-IGC-003099 chromosome 3, iqSchSeri2.2, whole genome shotgun sequence, the following proteins share a genomic window:
- the LOC126471299 gene encoding nucleolar and coiled-body phosphoprotein 1-like, whose amino-acid sequence MARQGKEGKEKKARKRRQGKEGKEKKARKRRQGKEGKEKKARKRRQGKEGKEKKARKRRQGKEGKEKKARKRRQGKEGKEKKARKRRQGKEGKEKKARKRRQGKEGKEKKARKRRQGKEGKEKKARKRRQGKEGKEKKARKRRQGKEGKEKKARKRRQGKEGKEKKARKRRQGKEGKEKKARKRRQGKEGKEKKARKRRQGKEGKEKKARKRRQGKEGKEKKARKRRQGKEGKEKKARKRRQGKEGKEKKARKRRQGKEGKEKKARKRRQGKEGKEKKARKRRQGKEGKEKKARKRRQGKEGKEKKARKRRQGKEGKEKKARKRRQGKEGKEKKARKRRQGKEGKEKKARKRRQGKEGKEKKARKRRQGKEGKEKKARKRRQGKEGKEKKARKRRQGKEGKEKKARKRRQGKEGKEKKARKRRQGKEGKEKKARKRRQGKEGKEKKARKRRQGKEGKEKKARKRRQGKEGKEKKARKRRQGKEGKEKKARKRRQGKEGKEKKARKRRQGKEGKEKKARKRRQGKEGKEKKARKRRQGKEGKEKKARKRRQGKEGKEKKARKRRQGKEGKEKKARKRRQGKEGKEKKARKRRQGKEGKEKKARKRRQGKEGKEKKARKRRQGKEGKEKKARKRRQGKEGKEKKARKRRQGKEGKEKKARKRRQGKEGKEKKARKRRQGKEGKEKKARKRRQGKEGKEKKARKRRQGKEGKEKKARKRRQGKEGKEKKARKRRQGKEGKEKKARKRRQGKEGKEKKARKRRQGKEGKEKKARKRRQGKEGKEKKARKRRQGKEGKEKKARKRRQGKEGKEKKARKRRQGKEGKEKKARKRRQGKEGKEKKARKRRQGKEGKEKKARKRRQGKEGKEKKARKRRQGKEGKEKKARKRRQGKEGKEKKARKRRQGKEGKEKKARKRRQGKEGKEKKARKRRQGKEGKEKKARKRRQGKEGKEKKARKRRQGKEGKEKKARKRRQGKEGKEKKARKRRQGKEGKEKKARKRRQGKEGKEKKARKRRQGKEGKEKKARKRRQGKEGKEKKARKRRQGKEGKEKKARKRRQGKEGKEKKARKRRQGKEGKEKKARKRRQGKEGKEKKARKRRQGKEGKEKKARKRRQGKEGKEKKARKRRQGKEGKEKKARKRRQGKEGKEKKARKRRQGKEGKEKKARKRRQGKEGKEKKARKRRQGKEGKEKKARKRRQGRQ is encoded by the coding sequence gcaaggaaaagaaggcaaggaaaagaaggcaaggaaaagaaggcaaggaaaagaaggcaaggaaaagaaggcaaggaaaagaaggcaaggaaaagaaggcaaggaaaagaaggcaaggaaaagaaggcaaggaaaagaaggcaaggaaaagaaggcaaggaaaagaaggcaaggaaaagaaggcaaggaaaagaaggcaaggaaaagaaggcaaggaaaagaaggcaaggaaaagaaggcaaggaaaagaaggcaaggaaaagaaggcaaggaaaagaaggcaaggaaaagaaggcaaggaaaagaaggcaaggaaaagaaggcaaggaaaagaaggcaaggaaaagaaggcaaggaaaagaaggcaaggaaaagaaggcaaggaaaagaaggcaaggaaaagaaggcaaggaaaagaaggcaaggaaaagaaggcaaggaaaagaaggcaaggaaaagaaggcaaggaaaagaaggcaaggaaaagaaggcaaggaaaagaaggcaaggaaaagaaggcaaggaaaagaaggcaaggaaaagaaggcaaggaaaagaaggcaaggaaaagaaggcaaggaaaagaaggcaaggaaaagaaggcaaggaaaagaaggcaaggaaaagaaggcaaggaaaagaaggcaaggaaaagaaggcaaggaaaagaaggcaaggaaaagaaggcaaggaaaagaaggcaaggaaaagaaggcaaggaaaagaaggcaaggaaaagaaggcaaggaaaagaaggcaaggaaaagaaggcaaggaaaagaaggcaaggaaaagaaggcaaggaaaagaaggcaaggaaaagaaggcaaggaaaagaaggcaaggaaaagaaggcaaggaaaagaaggcaaggaaaagaaggcaaggaaaagaaggcaaggaaaagaaggcaaggaaaagaaggcaaggaaaagaaggcaaggaaaagaaggcaaggaaaagaaggcaaggaaaagaaggcaaggaaaagaaggcaaggaaaagaaggcaaggaaaagaaggcaaggaaaagaaggcaaggaaaagaaggcaaggaaaagaaggcaaggaaaagaaggcaaggaaaagaaggcaaggaaaagaaggcaaggaaaagaaggcaaggaaaagaaggcaaggaaaagaaggcaaggaaaagaaggcaaggaaaagaaggcaaggaaaagaaggcaaggaaaagaaggcaaggaaaagaaggcaaggaaaagaaggcaaggaaaagaaggcaaggaaaagaaggcaaggaaaagaaggcaaggaaaagaaggcaaggaaaagaaggcaaggaaaagaaggcaaggaaaagaaggcaaggaaaagaaggcaaggaaaagaaggcaaggaaaagaaggcaaggaaaagaaggcaaggaaaagaaggcaaggaaaagaaggcaaggaaaagaaggcaaggaaaagaaggcaaggaaaagaaggcaaggaaaagaaggcaaggaaaagaaggcaaggaaaagaaggcaaggaaaagaaggcaaggaaaagaaggcaaggaaaagaaggcaaggaaaagaaggcaaggaaaagaaggcaaggaaaagaaggcaaggaaaagaaggcaaggaaaagaaggcaaggaaaagaaggcaaggaaaagaaggcaaggaaaagaaggcaaggaaaagaaggcaaggaaaagaaggcaaggaaaagaaggcaaggaaaagaaggcaaggaaaagaaggcaaggaaaagaaggcaaggaaaagaaggcaaggaaaagaaggcaaggaaaagaaggcaaggaaaagaaggcaaggaaaagaaggcaaggaaaagaaggcaaggaaaagaaggcaaggaaaagaaggcaaggaaaagaaggcaaggaaaagaaggcaaggaaaagaaggcaaggaaaagaaggcaaggaaaagaaggcaaggaaaagaaggcaaggaaaagaaggcaaggaaaagaaggcaaggaaaagaaggcaaggaaaagaaggcaaggaaaagaaggcaaggaaaagaaggcaaggaaaagaaggcaaggaaaagaaggcaaggaaaagaaggcaaggaaaagaaggcaaggaaaagaaggcaaggaaaagaaggcaaggaaaagaaggcaaggaaaagaaggcaaggaaaagaaggcaaggaaaagaaggcaaggaaaagaaggcaaggaaaagaaggcaaggaaaagaaggcaaggaaaagaaggcaaggaaaagaaggcaaggaaaagaaggcaaggaaaagaaggcaaggaaaagaaggcaaggaaaagaaggcaaggaaaagaaggcaaggaaaagaaggcaaggaaaagaaggcaaggaaaagaaggcaaggaaaagaaggcaaggaaaagaaggcaaggaaaagaaggcaaggaaaagaaggcaaggaaaagaaggcaaggaaaagaaggcaaggaaaagaaggcaaggaaaagaaggcaaggaaaagaaggcaaggaaaagaaggcaaggaaaagaaggcaaggaaaagaaggcaaggaaaagaaggcaaggaaaagaaggcaaggaaaagaaggcaaggaaaagaaggcaaggaaaagaaggcaaggaaaagaaggcaaggaaaagaaggcaaggaaaagaaggcaaggaaaagaaggcaaggaaaagaaggcaaggaaaagaaggcaaggaaaagaaggcaaggaaaagaaggcaaggaaaagaaggcaaggaaaagaaggcaaggaaaagaaggcaaggaaaagaaggcaaggaaaagaaggcaaggaaaagaaggcaaggaaaagaaggcaaggaaaagaaggcaaggaaaagaaggcaaggaaaagaaggcaaggaaaagaaggcaaggaaaagaaggcaaggaaaagaaggcaaggaaaagaaggcaaggaaaagaaggcaaggaaaagaaggcaaggaaaagaaggcaaggaaaagaaggcaaggaaaagaaggcaaggaaaagaaggcaaggaaaagaaggcaaggaaaagaaggcaaggaaaagaaggcaaggaaaagaaggcaaggaaaagaaggcaaggaaaagaaggcaaggaaaagaaggcaaggaaaagaaggcaaggaaaagaaggcaaggaaaagaaggcaaggaaaagaaggcaaggaaaagaaggcaaggaaaagaaggcaaggaaaagaaggcaaggaaaagaaggcaaggaaaagaaggcaaggaaaagaaggcaaggaaaagaaggcaaggaaaagaaggcaaggaaaagaaggcaaggaaaagaaggcaaggaaaagaaggcaaggaaaagaaggcaaggaaaagaaggcaaggaaaagaaggcaaggaaaagaaggcaaggaaaagaaggcaaggaaaagaaggcaaggaaaagaaggcaaggaaaagaaggcaaggaaaagaaggcaaggaaaagaaggcaaggaaaagaaggcaaggaaaagaaggcaaggaaaagaaggcaaggaaaagaaggcaaggaaaagaaggcaaggaaaagaaggcaaggaaaagaaggcaaggaaaagaaggcaaggaaaagaaggcaaggaaaagaaggcaaggaaaagaaggcaaggaagacagtga